The DNA segment GGCCGCCAGTTCGGCCGCTTCGACCCGGTCGGCCAGCAGGGCGGCGTAGTACACGCGCTCCACCTCCGCGGTGATCAGGGGCCACAGGTGGGTGCCGAACCGGATCCACTCCCCCTCGTCGGCCAGCGCACGCAGCTCGTCCGCCTTCTCCGCCGTCAGCAGCCTCGGCTGGTACCGGCCGTAGGCGCCCTTCTCGTTCTCGCCGCGGGCGTGGTACGGAACGCCGCGCCGGGATCCGGCGAGGACGCGTGGCTCCTGCCCGGAGGGGTGGTAGACCAGCCGCTCGTCCACCCGCTCGAACGAGCCGCCCCTCCCGACGGTCAGCAGGGCCATGTGGTCGAAGAAGTTGAGACCGAGGCCGCGCAGCACGACGCTCTCACCCGGGCCGATCCCGGAGTGATCCGTGTCGGCCGGGTTGGCGGGACCGAGGTACACCAGGCCGTGCTCGGCCGCGAAAGCGCCGAACCGCCGCTCCTCGGCAGTGGCCCGAACCGGTACATGGCCCTGGGCCAGCACCACCGCGTCCAGGCCGGACAACCGGGTGCCGTCGGCCAGCAGCAGTCTCTGGCGTCCGTCGTGCCCGCCGGACTCGTAGTCCAGCGCGACCGCGAGCTCCTGGTGGACCCGGACCTCCAGGTGCGCCGGCGCCTCCGCGACCAGCGTCCGGAACACCCAGCCCAGATAGTGCCCGTAGAAGGCGCGGCTGGGGTAGGTGTCCGGGCCGAGGCGGCGGGCCTCCCCGAGGGCGTCCTCGCCCCCGTCTCCGGGAACGGGGATCGCGCCGGCCGCCACGTCCCGGGCCCATTCATAGAGGCTGGGCCCGTCCTCGACCGGTCCCACCAGGTTCACGCTGGAGTCGGCGAACACGGTGACCTGGGAGGTCACCGTGTTCATCAGTAGTTCTCGGGACTGGTCGGTGCGCCACACGCGGCCGGGTCCCGGTGGGTACGGGTCGACGACGTGGACCGTGATGTGGCTCGTGGACGGGGACTTCCGCTCCTGGGCGATCAGGCGTTCGAGGACCGAGAGTCCGCGGGGGCCGGCCCCGACGAGGGCTATGGCTGAGGTACTGCTCTTCACGAGTGTTCTCCGCTCGACGATGGAGGGGGAGAGGGGATGATCGGAACCGGTCCGGTGGGACGGCCGTGCGGCCACCGGGCACGGAGCGGTCGGCGCCGCACGTGGGCGACCGCGCCCTGACGCCGCTGATCAGCAGGTCAGGTCGAGGGAACGCCAGGGCATCGGCGGACCGGGAGGGGAAGGCCGAGAGGGGGGTGGGGGAGCGCGGCCGCGATGTCGCGGCCTTCGCCGAAACGCCTCTGCGGGCCGCGGCTCACAAAGGCACCGGGTACGGGATGCGCCTTCGGGACACCGCCGGCACGCCGGCGCACACTCCGGCCCGACCATGGAGGCGGGCGGTCGACGGCGTCGTGCCCGACGGAGCGGGCCGGTGCCCGGGAAGCGACCGGCCGCCCCTCGCACGGGCCGAAGCCACCGGCCTGTGCTGGAACCGGACCTACCGCAGAGGGCCGGGGACGAGGTTCTGGATCACGTCCGCGCAGACGGAACACGCTTCCGCACCACGTGCCGAAGCCCTCAGCGTGACAGCATCGGCCGCTGCGGCGATACCGCGCAGACTGCGGCCGGACTCCTGGAGAGCCATCGGTTTCCCCCAGTGGAAAGATCTGATGTCGCTGTCATTCGTGGAAGGTTGGGCAAGGACGCTCGGCAGGCCGGAAATCTGCCTTTGAAACCTCTGGCAGCAACTATGCGAACGCTCCGCCGCCTCGGACAAGGCAGCCAATCCCTCGGATAGGCGCACTTCCGGGAAGTGAGGGATGTAAAGAGTGATGGAAGGGTGTGAATCGGGCGGAACCGTCGAGGGGTCGCAGGGCCTCCGAACCGTCCCCCAGCGGGTAGTGCAGGGCCGGCTCGGAGGCGGGCCCCAGGGCGACGGGCCGTACCTCGACGGGCGGGCGGCGGGCATGGGGGAGGCCGATGCCCGCACGTCGCGCGCGCCCAGGGTGAAGGCGACCGGTACGGGAGGGGCATGGAGCACGGGCGCCGTCGTGAGGTCGCGGGAGGCGCGTCGCACCGAGGCGAGCATCGTCGTCAGGCCGTGTTCCACGACGAGGGTCTCGGCGAGGGGCCCGATCGCCTCCAGGGGCGGTTCCTCGCCCTGCCCGTACCCGAGGGTGAGTGTCACGTCCTGCTCGATCCCGGCGGTCGTGCGCGTCACCCGGATCCACGCCAGCGCGGGCCGGCCGGGGTGCCCCGTCACGAGCAGGTGGGTGGGCTCGAGGGCCCGGTCACGGGCCAGATCGGTCAGCCGGCGCGGCGACCAGGGCAGGTTGACGGGTTCCGCGGTGCCCCAGCCGGCCGGGGCCGAGCCGGTGAGCGCGCGCCAGGCCGTCTCGAGCGCCTCGCCCAGCACGGTGTCCTCGTGCGCGGGGAGCGTCGCGCCTGCCTCGGGCCCGGCCGCGTACAGGCCGGCCAGCAGGGCCCAGGCGTCCGGCATCGTCGGGTGAGGGTGATGACGTTCTTGGTCACGAGGCTCCCTCCTCGCCGGTTCCGGCCAGCGCGGTCTGGACGAGCCGGTGGCCCGCGCTCGCCCCGGCCGAGGGCCGGGAAAGTTTTTCGCGAGGACCGTACAACCCTCCCCGCACCCCGCGGGTCGTACTTGCTGTCGGGACTTCTGCGGGGAGACCCGGGAGGATCCGAGATGTTCTGACGGGGGAGGGAACGAGGGGGCCCGGCCATGTGCCGGGCCCCCTCGAAGTTTCTCCGCGTCGAGGGGGATTCCTGAGAACGGCTCTGCCCGCCGAGTCGGATGTCAGTGGCGGCTGGCAGCGTGGATCATGAACCGGATCATCTCGTACAGCACAGCCGACAAGGCCGATGTCCTGGGCTTCCCCGGAGCCGCCGGAAACCTCACGTCCGACCGGCAGCGCATCCTCGGCGGGGTGCGCGACAGGGCGCGGAGAAGCCGGCTGGAACTCGACCGCCAGGGCATCGACTGGGGTCTGTCGGTCCCTGACGCCCTCGAACACCTCCTGGCCGGTCACGCGAGTTCGAACGCGGAGTACGCGGCCGGCGCCTACCACCGTGCTCTCCAGCACATCATCGACTGCAACGCGTCCGATCCCTTCGAGCCGGGCGTGTACTCCAAGCCGTCCACCTTCTTCGGCCTCGTCGACGAAGAACTGCGCCGCCTGGGCGTGAGCGCTGATCTGCTGCTGCACGAGCACCTGTTCTCGGGGCCACCGAAGGAGATCCCCTTCCCCATCCCCCACCCCGTGGACGGCCCGCACATCGGCATACTTCCGTTGGCCAAGGCCAAGGCCAAGGCCAAGGCCAAGGCCAAGGCCAAGGCCAAGGCCAAGGCCGCCGCCGACGCCTACCGTGCCGTACTGGACCGCATGGAAGAGGGATTCCGGTACGACGTCCAAGAACTCGTCGAGAAGCTCGAGACCGAGCACAACGAACGGGAGTACGCGACGCAGAACATCGACTGGTACACCCAGGACACCCTCTTCCTCTCCATCACCGGATGACCGATCCAGAGGCGACACCCGTCATCACCATCGAGGGCGATGACAGGGCG comes from the Streptomyces sp. KMM 9044 genome and includes:
- a CDS encoding DUF7691 family protein, with translation MNRIISYSTADKADVLGFPGAAGNLTSDRQRILGGVRDRARRSRLELDRQGIDWGLSVPDALEHLLAGHASSNAEYAAGAYHRALQHIIDCNASDPFEPGVYSKPSTFFGLVDEELRRLGVSADLLLHEHLFSGPPKEIPFPIPHPVDGPHIGILPLAKAKAKAKAKAKAKAKAKAAADAYRAVLDRMEEGFRYDVQELVEKLETEHNEREYATQNIDWYTQDTLFLSITG
- a CDS encoding DUF6177 family protein, producing the protein MGLPHARRPPVEVRPVALGPASEPALHYPLGDGSEALRPLDGSARFTPFHHSLHPSLPGSAPIRGIGCLVRGGGAFA
- a CDS encoding FAD/NAD(P)-binding protein → MKSSTSAIALVGAGPRGLSVLERLIAQERKSPSTSHITVHVVDPYPPGPGRVWRTDQSRELLMNTVTSQVTVFADSSVNLVGPVEDGPSLYEWARDVAAGAIPVPGDGGEDALGEARRLGPDTYPSRAFYGHYLGWVFRTLVAEAPAHLEVRVHQELAVALDYESGGHDGRQRLLLADGTRLSGLDAVVLAQGHVPVRATAEERRFGAFAAEHGLVYLGPANPADTDHSGIGPGESVVLRGLGLNFFDHMALLTVGRGGSFERVDERLVYHPSGQEPRVLAGSRRGVPYHARGENEKGAYGRYQPRLLTAEKADELRALADEGEWIRFGTHLWPLITAEVERVYYAALLADRVEAAELAAFTDRFLYTGDSAEDKVRLLDAVGVSPAERWDWDRITEPYGDQEFATAEDFRTWLLAYLRQDVVEARAGNVSGPLKAALDVLRDLRNEIRLAVDHSGLEANSHRDELEHWYTPLNAFLSIGPPVSRIEELLALVEAGTVEIVGPGMTVEAVTDGGAAFEVRSRRIPDLRRRAGALVEARLPEPDLRRTDDRLMRHLLTTGQYAPYRIPGECGREYETGAVAVSGRPHHPLDAEGRPHLRRFVHGVPTESVHWVTAAGIRPGVGSVTVEDSDTIAAAVLTLLADDTHTGTGEAGV